One window of the Candidatus Kryptoniota bacterium genome contains the following:
- a CDS encoding nitrilase-related carbon-nitrogen hydrolase, with protein sequence MTTSESIRTYRRPWITGLIAAGVSGVLYFFSTGLNPVGALLFIAPLPVLVVSRRLSAGKTFVVSFLASAIGTMNFAVYLAVFMPPPLLISTLVLFSGVFGLTILAHRAAQIRLAPLLSPFVFPSTWTAFEFLRSIASPNGTGGSIAYTQTNFLALIQVSSLTGMWGIVFIVTLIPAVLAVAWSVKSSMKQIMGALAIPALIAAFVLVFGYVRMTRDWRPQAMPVGLAVTDTTIKYFQSENPAESLPVIRAYADRAADLSGFGARVVVLPEKFAAVTVKSDSIVRTIFSRTSMRDSIVIVAGLNVIGTDRDTNAATVYFPDGKILNYRKKYLVPGFESKYYSGNTPLTFSVGERTAGVEICKDMDFPEWSREYAARGATILFVPAWDFTVDGELHMRMAILRGVENGFSIVRCAQQGLLTVSDFRGKIIAEEPSSKSPEVLLLSLVSPGPGRTFYSTIGDWFGWLSVAATAALILTMLPGTRKD encoded by the coding sequence ATGACAACGTCTGAAAGCATCAGAACATATCGCCGGCCATGGATAACAGGATTAATCGCCGCGGGTGTATCGGGAGTCCTCTACTTTTTCTCCACGGGACTCAATCCGGTGGGTGCGCTCCTTTTCATCGCACCGCTTCCCGTCCTCGTTGTCTCCCGCCGGCTCTCGGCTGGAAAAACATTTGTCGTTTCTTTCCTGGCGTCGGCGATTGGCACGATGAACTTTGCAGTCTATCTCGCGGTATTCATGCCGCCTCCGCTCCTGATTTCCACGCTCGTTTTATTTTCGGGAGTCTTCGGGCTGACGATTCTTGCGCACCGTGCAGCGCAAATCAGATTGGCACCGCTCCTTTCACCCTTTGTTTTTCCATCGACATGGACAGCGTTCGAATTCCTTCGTTCGATCGCATCGCCGAACGGAACGGGCGGAAGCATCGCTTACACACAGACGAATTTTCTCGCCCTCATCCAGGTGTCTTCGCTGACCGGCATGTGGGGAATTGTCTTCATTGTTACGCTGATTCCAGCCGTGCTCGCAGTAGCGTGGAGTGTAAAGTCGTCTATGAAACAAATTATGGGCGCGCTCGCTATTCCCGCTTTGATTGCTGCGTTTGTTCTGGTGTTCGGCTACGTTCGAATGACGCGTGACTGGAGGCCGCAGGCGATGCCTGTCGGGCTTGCGGTCACAGATACGACAATAAAGTATTTCCAATCTGAAAATCCAGCGGAATCGCTTCCGGTCATCAGAGCGTACGCGGATCGGGCAGCGGATCTTTCCGGATTCGGTGCGAGAGTGGTAGTCCTCCCCGAGAAGTTCGCCGCGGTAACAGTTAAGTCCGACTCAATCGTGAGAACCATTTTCTCACGGACTTCCATGCGTGACAGTATCGTGATCGTCGCGGGACTGAATGTGATCGGAACCGACCGCGATACAAATGCGGCGACGGTGTACTTTCCCGACGGAAAAATACTGAACTATAGGAAGAAGTATCTCGTTCCCGGGTTCGAATCGAAATACTACTCCGGGAACACCCCGCTCACTTTCTCTGTCGGCGAAAGAACCGCCGGCGTTGAGATCTGCAAGGACATGGATTTCCCTGAATGGTCGAGAGAATACGCGGCACGCGGGGCGACGATTCTCTTCGTGCCGGCGTGGGACTTCACGGTAGACGGAGAACTTCATATGAGGATGGCAATACTGCGCGGAGTAGAGAACGGATTTTCGATCGTCCGCTGCGCGCAGCAGGGGCTTCTCACCGTCAGCGACTTCAGGGGAAAAATAATCGCGGAAGAACCGAGCTCGAAATCGCCGGAAGTACTTCTGTTGAGTCTCGTTTCGCCCGGTCCGGGAAGAACTTTCTATTCGACAATCGGGGACTGGTTCGGGTGGTTGAGTGTCGCGGCAACGGCCGCGCTCATACTTACAATGTTGCCGGGCACACGAAAAGACTGA
- a CDS encoding glycoside hydrolase family 44 protein yields MMREVLAISVSLIAALADSYSQTVNFSVSVNRDSAIRISPYIFGTNQLLTGGENWKAMRIGGNRLTGYNWENNASNAGSDYLQESDDYLTSVFGVPPDSANVPGIVTEVFYRQAAQFNAYPLVTLQMAGFVAKDKNGIVDTSQKAPSPRWAFVKFSKGSPLSLSPDTSDDTVYMDEYVNFLVDKYGPASSQTGIKGYELDNEPDLWNSTHPLLHPAQPTCQEIIQRSVALAQTIKNIDPTAEVFGPVSYGFNGYLSFQGAPDWNTVSSGKGYSWFLDYYLDQMKKASDTAGKRLLDVLDLHWYSEAQGDDRITDPTAATTNDVLARVQAPRTLWDKTYKEDSWIEQYFSSYLPLLPKIISSINKYYPGTKLAFTEFNYGGEQDISGALAMADVLGVFARFGIYLSSVWPLNSTSPYISSAYRIYTNYDGNNSSFGDYYMPSQTSDTADCSIYGSVDDGANEIHLIVINRNYNEPIAGNFTISCPSTISGGTVWEINRFNSQIHQLDTLTTISNNSFSYSIPGPSILHIVLTTSGTINAIASRSVPTKYDLAAFPNPFNPSCRIEYNIPDNSSSELDIYSVQGVLIKSFERLSHSGLLSWDGTNTNNVRVASGVYFAILRNQSHLFATQKLLLLK; encoded by the coding sequence ATGATGAGAGAAGTACTGGCCATTTCAGTAAGCCTTATCGCTGCACTCGCGGATTCTTATTCACAGACGGTAAACTTCAGCGTTAGTGTGAACAGAGATTCGGCAATCAGGATCAGTCCGTACATATTCGGCACAAACCAACTGTTAACGGGCGGCGAGAACTGGAAAGCAATGAGAATCGGCGGGAACCGCCTCACTGGATACAACTGGGAGAACAATGCCTCGAACGCTGGGAGCGATTATCTCCAGGAGAGCGATGATTATCTGACATCAGTTTTCGGAGTTCCCCCCGACAGCGCGAACGTTCCCGGAATTGTTACTGAAGTTTTTTACAGGCAGGCCGCACAATTCAATGCGTATCCCCTCGTCACTCTCCAGATGGCGGGATTCGTGGCGAAAGACAAGAATGGTATTGTGGACACAAGTCAAAAAGCACCGTCACCGCGGTGGGCCTTTGTAAAATTCTCAAAAGGAAGTCCGCTTTCTCTTTCACCCGATACGAGCGACGACACAGTCTACATGGACGAATATGTGAATTTCCTCGTGGACAAATACGGACCGGCAAGCTCGCAGACAGGTATAAAAGGATATGAGCTTGACAACGAACCGGACCTGTGGAATTCGACTCATCCTCTTCTCCATCCGGCCCAGCCGACTTGCCAGGAAATAATTCAAAGGTCCGTCGCGCTCGCGCAGACTATAAAGAACATCGACCCGACAGCAGAAGTGTTCGGACCGGTTTCATACGGATTCAACGGCTATCTCAGTTTCCAGGGCGCTCCCGATTGGAACACGGTAAGTTCAGGAAAGGGCTATTCATGGTTCCTCGACTACTATCTCGACCAGATGAAGAAAGCAAGCGACACTGCCGGCAAGAGACTTCTCGATGTCCTCGATCTTCACTGGTATTCCGAAGCACAGGGAGACGACAGGATAACGGATCCGACAGCCGCCACGACAAACGATGTTCTCGCGCGAGTCCAGGCGCCACGTACCCTGTGGGACAAGACATACAAAGAGGATAGCTGGATCGAACAATACTTTTCCTCGTACCTTCCGCTCCTTCCCAAAATAATTTCCTCCATAAATAAATATTATCCGGGGACGAAATTAGCGTTCACAGAATTCAACTATGGCGGTGAGCAGGATATTTCAGGCGCGCTGGCAATGGCTGACGTGCTCGGAGTATTCGCGAGGTTTGGAATATATCTTTCAAGCGTCTGGCCCTTGAACTCAACATCACCTTACATATCGTCGGCGTACCGGATTTACACGAATTACGACGGAAATAATTCTTCGTTCGGCGATTATTACATGCCGTCTCAGACAAGCGACACAGCCGATTGTTCGATTTATGGGTCCGTCGACGATGGAGCAAATGAAATTCATCTCATAGTGATAAATAGGAACTACAACGAACCCATCGCCGGGAACTTCACCATCTCCTGTCCCTCGACCATATCCGGTGGCACAGTTTGGGAGATAAACAGGTTCAACTCACAGATTCACCAGCTCGACACATTGACAACGATATCAAATAATTCTTTCTCATACTCCATTCCCGGTCCATCGATCCTGCACATAGTTCTCACAACGTCAGGGACGATTAACGCGATCGCATCGCGCAGCGTGCCGACCAAGTACGATCTCGCCGCATTTCCAAACCCATTCAATCCTTCGTGCCGGATTGAGTACAATATTCCAGACAACTCGAGCTCGGAGCTCGACATTTATTCGGTGCAGGGAGTACTGATAAAGTCTTTCGAGCGGCTGTCGCATTCGGGATTGCTCTCATGGGACGGGACAAACACAAATAACGTCCGTGTTGCGTCGGGAGTTTACTTCGCGATACTCCGAAACCAGTCGCATCTTTTCGCGACTCAGAAGCTTCTTTTGCTGAAGTGA
- a CDS encoding TIM-barrel domain-containing protein: MKNSLKILSLLSLAILALAGNAIGGGANCTTMLNLAGVKLRVEVLTPVVVRVTLAPGDSLSTRKSLSTVPVDEDVNCRKEEDKNSISIFTGRIEIVISKSTGAITFYNLKHEKILASAGAGNSCFVPAIVEGEGTYHVRQTFVLSKTEGLYGLGQFEDPIMNYRGKDILIAQANRTAVNPFLVSTKGYGILWDNPSESKFHDSSDGTYFWSEVGDQIQYYFVYGPTMDEVIAGYRKLTGKAPMFGRWAYGYWQSKERYQTSSELIGIVKEYRERQIPIDNIVQDWQYWGDMDQFSGMVWDSVRYKNPKSIIDSLHDLHSHLMVTIWPAFGIKSDIHNEMKKDGFLFNPVHWCGGNVYDAWNPAARDLYWKYINKGLLAAGVDAFWMDATEPEFRCTDDRYITALSLEDAGRNYLGTNARYLNSYSLEDTRGIYEHERETTDKKRVFILTRSTFTGQQRFAAATWSGDTFASWDALKTQIAAGINFCVSGIPYWTNDIGGFITFFNYPDGVKDDAYKELYVRWFEFGAFNPIFRSHGTNTPREVWQFGSNGDWAYDALVKFDRLRYRLMPYIYSTAWRVTNNGYTMMRALPMDFTGDRRTFSIGNEIMFGPSLLVRPVTKPMFHPAAYNGIDITPDHFYSADGKEHGAQLEVYRGTDFNQLVLSRKFDASQVGWIGCLPVGLDTCYSLKITGKIMSEVKGNYRFFVLADAGVQLWVNGKLLVDKWDNKESAKFEGDILLDSNKKYDFVLFHRQFRQNTANLKINWIVPSTDSHPNETDVYLPEDSSGSWYDFWSGRDLKAGQNILIETPIDMIPVYVPAGSIIPIGPEVQYASEKPDSPIEIRVYPGRNASFQLYEDENDNYDYEEGLYATILFQWDNKSKILTIGERKGEFPGMPVERKFNIVIVHEDHGVGIDPTPVPDKTVTYDGKELKIKF; the protein is encoded by the coding sequence ATGAAGAACTCTCTTAAGATTCTCAGTCTCCTGTCACTCGCCATCCTGGCTCTTGCAGGCAATGCGATAGGCGGAGGAGCAAACTGTACCACGATGCTAAACCTCGCAGGCGTGAAGCTTCGTGTCGAAGTCCTGACACCTGTCGTTGTCAGAGTCACACTTGCACCCGGAGATTCGCTTTCGACAAGAAAATCATTATCCACAGTCCCTGTAGATGAAGATGTGAATTGCAGAAAGGAAGAAGACAAGAATTCGATTTCAATATTCACAGGCAGGATTGAAATCGTGATCTCGAAGTCGACAGGCGCCATAACATTTTACAATTTAAAACACGAAAAGATTTTAGCTTCCGCAGGTGCGGGGAATTCCTGCTTCGTTCCGGCGATTGTGGAGGGTGAGGGCACTTACCACGTCCGACAAACTTTCGTTCTCTCGAAAACGGAGGGGCTTTACGGTCTTGGCCAATTCGAAGATCCGATCATGAACTACAGGGGAAAAGACATTCTGATCGCGCAGGCAAACAGGACCGCCGTGAATCCGTTTCTCGTTTCGACAAAGGGATACGGTATCCTCTGGGACAATCCATCGGAATCGAAATTCCACGACAGCAGCGACGGAACTTACTTCTGGTCGGAAGTCGGCGATCAAATCCAATATTATTTCGTGTACGGCCCGACGATGGACGAAGTGATCGCAGGATATCGAAAGCTCACGGGTAAAGCCCCGATGTTCGGCAGATGGGCATACGGCTACTGGCAATCGAAGGAGCGTTATCAGACTTCAAGTGAGTTGATCGGCATCGTAAAAGAATATCGTGAAAGACAAATTCCGATAGACAACATCGTCCAGGACTGGCAATACTGGGGAGACATGGACCAGTTCAGCGGAATGGTCTGGGACTCCGTACGCTATAAGAATCCGAAATCGATAATCGATTCGCTCCATGATCTGCATTCGCACCTCATGGTCACCATCTGGCCGGCATTCGGGATAAAGTCGGACATTCATAATGAAATGAAAAAAGACGGTTTCCTTTTCAATCCGGTACACTGGTGCGGTGGGAATGTCTATGACGCATGGAATCCTGCGGCGAGAGATCTTTACTGGAAATACATAAATAAGGGGCTGCTCGCAGCGGGTGTCGACGCGTTTTGGATGGACGCCACGGAACCCGAGTTCAGGTGCACCGACGACAGGTATATCACGGCGCTCTCGCTTGAGGACGCTGGACGGAATTACCTCGGGACGAATGCAAGATACTTGAACTCGTACTCCCTCGAAGACACCCGCGGGATCTACGAACACGAAAGAGAGACGACGGATAAGAAGAGAGTGTTCATACTTACACGATCCACGTTTACCGGTCAGCAGAGATTTGCGGCTGCGACATGGTCGGGAGATACATTCGCCAGCTGGGACGCTCTGAAGACACAGATCGCCGCCGGAATAAATTTCTGTGTGTCCGGCATACCCTACTGGACGAACGACATCGGCGGGTTCATAACGTTCTTCAATTACCCTGACGGCGTGAAGGACGACGCGTACAAAGAGCTTTACGTGAGGTGGTTCGAATTCGGTGCGTTCAATCCGATATTCAGATCACACGGGACCAACACTCCGAGAGAAGTCTGGCAGTTCGGATCGAATGGAGATTGGGCGTACGATGCGCTTGTAAAATTCGACAGGCTGCGATATCGGCTCATGCCATACATTTATTCAACTGCTTGGAGAGTGACGAACAACGGATATACAATGATGCGCGCACTGCCGATGGATTTCACCGGCGACAGGCGGACATTTTCGATCGGAAATGAAATCATGTTTGGCCCTTCGCTCCTTGTCCGCCCGGTAACGAAGCCGATGTTTCACCCGGCCGCCTACAACGGCATAGACATTACCCCCGATCATTTCTATTCCGCGGATGGAAAAGAACATGGGGCACAACTCGAAGTTTACCGCGGCACCGATTTCAATCAGCTAGTCCTGTCCAGGAAATTCGACGCAAGCCAGGTAGGATGGATCGGCTGTCTTCCTGTCGGGCTCGACACATGCTACAGCCTGAAGATCACGGGAAAGATCATGTCCGAAGTCAAGGGGAACTACAGGTTCTTCGTTCTTGCTGACGCGGGTGTGCAGTTGTGGGTGAACGGGAAATTACTCGTCGACAAATGGGACAATAAAGAAAGCGCGAAGTTTGAAGGAGACATTCTTCTCGATTCGAACAAGAAATATGATTTCGTATTATTCCACAGACAGTTCAGGCAGAACACAGCAAATTTAAAAATCAACTGGATCGTGCCTTCGACAGACAGTCATCCGAACGAGACAGATGTCTATCTCCCTGAAGATTCTTCCGGGTCATGGTACGATTTCTGGAGCGGACGGGATCTCAAAGCCGGACAAAATATTCTGATCGAGACGCCTATCGACATGATCCCGGTTTACGTACCGGCCGGTTCCATTATCCCGATCGGTCCGGAGGTGCAATACGCATCCGAGAAACCCGATTCGCCAATCGAGATCAGAGTCTATCCGGGGAGAAATGCCAGCTTTCAGCTGTACGAAGACGAGAATGACAATTACGATTATGAAGAAGGATTGTACGCGACAATTCTATTTCAATGGGACAATAAGTCGAAGATACTGACAATCGGTGAAAGGAAGGGAGAATTCCCGGGCATGCCGGTGGAGCGGAAATTCAACATCGTAATCGTCCACGAAGATCACGGAGTTGGAATCGATCCGACACCCGTGCCTGACAAGACGGTAACATACGACGGAAAAGAATTGAAGATAAAATTTTAG
- a CDS encoding sodium:solute symporter family protein, with protein MHLSVVDLSIIVIYLIIVVVLGVLVTKRAAKNIHNYFLGGNVMPWWVLGVSNASGMFDIAGTMLLVYWLAVYGMKSVWLPWLWPVFNQIFLMVYLSAWLRRSNVMTGAEWIKTRFGSGTGSTLSHIIVVIFALIGVIGFLSYGFKGIGKFAVAFLPPLVTNSQTLLAHPDINANLYALILMGITTIYVVKGGMISVVLTEVIQYATLTIASIAIGIIAMVHVSPGMVNAVLPEGWKSLFFGWNLNLDWSTVNSVVSSKVTAFNEWIRTDGYSMFGLFFGMVLFKGIFTAAAGPAPNYDMQRVLSTKNPKEAAKMSSLVNVVLNPARYFMVAGLTILALTNFNALYAGSISTPDFETILPEVLAHYIPVGLLGFLMAGLIAAFMSNFAATVNAAPAYLVNDIYKKYINPNASPKRYVEMSYITSILVVVVGVSIGFFVESINQVMVWITASLYGGYVAANVFKWYWWRFNGHGYFWGMLGGILGSLVLLAMNSFNLLPFLHDWPLSNNPSMNAFPIIFFLSIAGCIIATLVTPAESDEILMDFYKKVRPWGFWKPIREKVMNANPSFVPNRDFKRDMFNVIVGIVWQITLMAAPVFLVIGDYTSLIVSVAVMIGTSLVLKFNWWDKLEATFGERSLDDKQVSGNSKVELAGEIK; from the coding sequence ATGCATTTGAGTGTGGTGGATCTCAGTATCATAGTCATATACTTGATAATAGTTGTCGTTCTCGGTGTGCTCGTGACAAAGAGAGCTGCGAAGAATATACACAACTATTTTCTCGGCGGGAACGTGATGCCGTGGTGGGTGCTTGGTGTTTCCAACGCATCCGGTATGTTCGATATAGCTGGCACGATGCTTCTCGTGTACTGGCTTGCAGTGTACGGTATGAAAAGCGTGTGGCTCCCGTGGTTGTGGCCGGTGTTCAATCAGATATTTTTAATGGTTTACCTCTCCGCCTGGCTCCGAAGATCGAACGTCATGACGGGGGCGGAATGGATCAAAACGAGATTCGGCAGCGGGACGGGCTCGACCTTATCACATATAATTGTCGTCATCTTTGCGCTTATCGGGGTGATCGGATTCCTGTCGTACGGATTCAAGGGAATCGGGAAATTTGCGGTGGCGTTTCTTCCGCCACTCGTGACCAACTCACAGACTCTATTGGCACATCCGGACATAAATGCTAACCTTTACGCGCTAATATTGATGGGAATAACCACCATTTACGTCGTGAAAGGCGGGATGATAAGCGTCGTGCTTACCGAGGTGATCCAGTATGCGACACTTACGATCGCATCGATCGCGATAGGGATCATCGCCATGGTACACGTTTCGCCTGGCATGGTGAACGCCGTTCTACCTGAAGGATGGAAGAGCCTGTTCTTCGGGTGGAACCTCAATCTTGACTGGTCGACTGTGAATTCGGTAGTCTCCTCGAAGGTGACTGCGTTCAACGAATGGATCAGAACCGACGGCTACTCGATGTTCGGACTCTTTTTCGGTATGGTGTTGTTTAAAGGAATTTTCACTGCTGCCGCGGGTCCGGCTCCGAACTACGACATGCAGCGCGTGCTCTCGACCAAGAACCCGAAGGAAGCCGCGAAGATGAGTTCTCTGGTCAACGTCGTGCTGAATCCTGCAAGATACTTCATGGTGGCCGGACTGACTATCCTTGCGCTCACGAATTTCAATGCGCTGTACGCCGGGTCTATATCGACACCGGACTTTGAAACGATCCTTCCAGAAGTGCTTGCACACTACATACCGGTCGGGTTGCTCGGATTCCTCATGGCAGGACTGATCGCGGCCTTCATGAGTAACTTTGCTGCGACCGTCAACGCCGCGCCGGCTTATCTCGTGAACGACATTTATAAGAAGTACATAAATCCGAACGCTTCTCCAAAGAGATACGTAGAGATGAGCTACATAACTTCGATACTCGTCGTCGTCGTCGGCGTGTCGATCGGATTTTTCGTCGAGTCGATCAACCAGGTCATGGTCTGGATCACGGCATCTCTATATGGCGGTTACGTCGCGGCGAACGTTTTCAAGTGGTACTGGTGGAGGTTCAACGGGCACGGATACTTCTGGGGAATGCTCGGCGGCATTTTGGGCTCGCTGGTGCTTCTCGCGATGAACAGCTTCAACCTCCTTCCGTTCCTTCACGACTGGCCGCTGTCGAACAACCCGAGCATGAATGCGTTCCCAATTATTTTCTTTCTCTCGATAGCGGGATGCATCATTGCGACGCTCGTGACACCCGCTGAGAGTGATGAGATCCTCATGGACTTCTACAAGAAAGTTCGCCCGTGGGGATTCTGGAAGCCGATAAGAGAAAAGGTCATGAACGCCAACCCGTCGTTCGTGCCGAACAGAGATTTTAAGCGGGACATGTTCAACGTAATCGTCGGCATCGTGTGGCAGATAACGCTCATGGCCGCACCGGTTTTTCTCGTAATCGGAGACTACACGTCGCTGATAGTTTCGGTAGCGGTGATGATAGGCACGTCGCTGGTACTGAAATTCAACTGGTGGGACAAACTCGAAGCTACTTTCGGTGAGCGTTCACTCGATGACAAACAAGTCTCCGGGAATTCAAAAGTAGAACTTGCGGGAGAAATAAAATGA
- a CDS encoding glycosidase, with translation MTKKQFGERLRRLNSEHKKLISRKNKPLKDGNGIYTRYEHPVLTAEHAPIHWRYDLNFKTNPFLLERIGVNATFNSGAMEFNRKIVLAVRVEGTDRKSFFAIAESPNGVDNFKFWDYPITMPELIGNPDTNVYDMRLVKHEDGWIYGLFCTERKDPKAPASDTSSAIATCGIARTKDLKSWERLPDLKTKSPQQRNVVLHPEFVDRQYAFYTRPQDGFIDAGTGGGIGWGLSPTIVGAEIGKETIIDDRQYHTIKEAKNGLGPAPIKTEKGWLQLAHGVRNTAAGLRYVLYMFLTDLKEPNRVIAEPAGYFLAPQGEERVGDVSNVVFSNGWVKRANGDVLIYYGSSDTRMHVAVSTVNKLLDYVLNTSPDGLRSAESVNERIKLIEKNLKPTKKKKR, from the coding sequence ATGACCAAGAAGCAGTTTGGTGAAAGACTTAGGCGGCTGAATTCCGAACATAAGAAACTCATTTCGAGGAAGAACAAGCCGTTGAAGGATGGGAATGGAATTTACACGAGGTACGAGCATCCCGTTCTAACCGCGGAGCACGCGCCGATCCACTGGCGTTACGATTTAAATTTTAAAACAAACCCGTTCCTTCTTGAAAGAATTGGAGTGAACGCGACATTCAACTCCGGCGCGATGGAATTCAACAGGAAGATAGTTCTTGCGGTCAGAGTCGAGGGCACAGACAGGAAATCCTTCTTTGCAATAGCCGAGTCACCTAACGGAGTGGATAACTTCAAGTTCTGGGATTACCCGATCACTATGCCTGAGCTTATAGGTAATCCCGACACGAACGTCTATGACATGCGGCTCGTAAAGCATGAAGACGGATGGATCTACGGCCTGTTCTGCACCGAGCGCAAAGACCCGAAGGCACCGGCGAGTGATACTTCTTCCGCCATTGCGACATGCGGCATAGCCCGGACGAAAGATCTGAAATCCTGGGAAAGGCTTCCCGATCTAAAAACAAAATCGCCTCAACAGCGAAATGTCGTCCTTCATCCTGAATTCGTGGACCGCCAGTACGCTTTCTACACCCGTCCGCAAGACGGGTTCATCGACGCCGGTACGGGAGGCGGCATTGGGTGGGGACTTTCTCCGACGATTGTCGGTGCGGAGATAGGCAAGGAGACCATTATCGATGACAGACAGTATCACACGATTAAGGAAGCGAAGAACGGTCTGGGTCCCGCTCCGATCAAGACCGAGAAGGGCTGGCTGCAGTTAGCGCACGGCGTAAGGAACACCGCCGCGGGTCTCAGATACGTTTTATATATGTTCCTCACCGACCTTAAAGAACCAAACAGGGTAATTGCTGAGCCGGCCGGGTATTTCTTGGCCCCGCAAGGCGAGGAGAGAGTGGGTGACGTATCGAACGTCGTCTTCAGTAATGGCTGGGTTAAGAGAGCGAATGGCGATGTGCTGATCTATTACGGTTCATCGGACACGAGGATGCATGTCGCGGTTTCTACGGTGAATAAACTTCTCGATTATGTTTTGAACACTTCACCGGACGGACTCAGGAGTGCCGAAAGTGTCAACGAACGTATAAAACTCATCGAGAAGAACCTCAAACCAACGAAGAAGAAGAAAAGATAG
- a CDS encoding T9SS type A sorting domain-containing protein — protein sequence MSQSNIYVGDPLKHVYKHCYDLWHGQFPGVHYLDHDGYTNLGREKVVASTTAKIHYSDNDTVLTVGSTPVHSDFVYTVFQNVDYVLDVPMLKGHLRAGVTMFAKNHFGSQTRGDASHLHNGLLAPDEVNATRTGYGRYRVQVDLMGSSVVSGKNLFYLMDALWATDYELDTPLKWKLPPFNNTYMSSVFASFDPVAIECVGYDFVRSEFTEARCLAEGTSDHVQMPGVDDYLKQAADSTAWPAGIKYDPDSSGVHLGSLGVYEHWNDSLDREYSRNLGTGDGIELVKVETITSVKNVNPSVPNEFVLYPNYPNPFNPSTTVRFILNKSERVSLSVYDMSGRLVRTIIEGDLKQPGTYSVRFNADRLSSGTYLLRLRAGGFVQTQKIVLLK from the coding sequence GTGTCCCAGTCGAACATCTACGTTGGAGACCCGCTGAAACATGTATACAAGCATTGCTATGACCTCTGGCACGGACAATTCCCGGGTGTCCACTATCTCGATCACGACGGTTACACGAACCTCGGCAGGGAGAAAGTGGTTGCAAGCACAACGGCAAAAATACATTACTCGGATAACGATACGGTGCTCACTGTCGGTTCTACTCCGGTCCATAGCGATTTTGTGTATACGGTTTTTCAAAATGTCGATTACGTCCTGGACGTCCCGATGTTGAAAGGGCATCTGCGCGCCGGCGTTACGATGTTCGCGAAGAATCATTTCGGCTCCCAGACCAGGGGAGATGCGTCTCACCTTCACAACGGCCTTCTCGCGCCGGATGAAGTCAATGCGACGAGAACGGGTTATGGGCGGTATCGCGTGCAAGTGGATCTCATGGGAAGTAGCGTGGTGAGCGGTAAGAATCTGTTCTATCTCATGGACGCGCTTTGGGCGACGGACTACGAGCTCGATACTCCTCTCAAGTGGAAACTTCCGCCGTTCAACAATACTTACATGTCATCGGTTTTCGCATCGTTCGATCCTGTTGCGATCGAATGTGTCGGGTACGATTTTGTGAGATCCGAGTTCACAGAAGCGCGCTGCCTTGCGGAGGGAACATCCGACCATGTGCAGATGCCGGGAGTCGACGACTATCTGAAGCAGGCAGCGGACTCGACTGCATGGCCCGCAGGTATCAAGTACGATCCCGACAGCAGCGGTGTCCATCTCGGTAGTCTCGGAGTCTATGAGCACTGGAATGATTCGCTGGACAGAGAGTACTCGCGCAACCTCGGCACAGGAGATGGAATAGAGCTGGTAAAGGTGGAGACGATCACTTCTGTGAAAAACGTGAATCCTTCGGTGCCGAACGAGTTTGTGCTTTACCCGAACTATCCCAACCCTTTCAACCCTTCCACAACGGTGAGGTTTATTCTTAATAAGTCCGAACGTGTTAGTCTGTCGGTTTACGACATGTCCGGACGTTTGGTAAGAACGATCATTGAGGGCGATCTGAAGCAACCCGGGACATATTCAGTGCGTTTCAATGCAGATAGGTTATCGAGTGGTACGTACCTCTTGAGATTGCGAGCCGGCGGATTTGTCCAGACGCAAAAAATTGTTTTGCTGAAGTAA
- the tnpA gene encoding IS200/IS605 family transposase, translated as MSYLKLWIHFVWSTKYREKTIAHELKGKLINHIIENARDKGIYIDAINCVEDHVHVLVSLGATQSVSAIAQLLKGESSHWVNATRLLRGRFEWQDDFAAFSVSDGAVYNVREYIKNQEAHHRMKSFSEEFEEILEEQGLKE; from the coding sequence ATGTCTTACCTGAAATTGTGGATTCATTTTGTTTGGTCGACAAAGTACCGGGAGAAGACAATAGCTCACGAGCTGAAAGGGAAACTGATAAATCACATCATCGAGAATGCCCGCGACAAGGGCATCTACATCGATGCAATCAACTGCGTTGAAGATCATGTCCATGTTCTTGTTTCTCTTGGCGCGACTCAAAGCGTCAGCGCAATCGCGCAACTGCTCAAGGGAGAGTCGTCTCACTGGGTGAACGCGACGCGCCTCTTGAGGGGCAGGTTTGAATGGCAGGACGATTTCGCTGCGTTCTCGGTCAGTGACGGGGCTGTGTACAATGTTCGAGAGTATATTAAGAACCAGGAAGCACACCATCGTATGAAGTCATTTAGCGAGGAGTTCGAAGAAATCCTCGAAGAACAGGGATTGAAAGAGTAG